TACTTTCTTGGATACTTCGGGAGAAATTAATGCATGCCCAATATCTTACAGTGCTTCCGTTTATAACTTTCTGCATTGAAATAACTAGAATTACATTCGGCTGGGAACAagtagttttcattttttttttcacttaaaaaaattataccgtAACTATAATCTTTTAAAGTATAAGGTAACCTTGTTCATCATGTTCCATTGACCAACTTGTGGCAAGTATTCTTTCTCCCTTCCAGTCTCGTGATATTTCAACTATGAAGAGAGAAGAGCCAAAATGTACTATCAGGACTAGGAGAATGCTAAAAAGCTATCAATGATTGACTAATTTAACTGAAAACAATTACCCATGGAGCAGGAAGAACCCGAGCCTCAACTGATGCAAGCTTGCTGTCAATGCTGATCCCAAACTCCTTTGCATAGGGATTATACTCATAATCAGTTTCGTGAATTGTCTGCTAGTATATTGGGAAAGCTATAgattaattaaactaaaccaAACCAGCAATACACACTATATTTCTGTTTGTAGATAGAATAAATACTGAAAAGGACAAGTTAAAACAATTGCAATTTATCACACATGCCATGGCTATTCAGTTTCCAATTGATTCTCTgacaaaaataagaatataaagaagaaaataaaggttGGAGAgtgatacaaagaatccatgatGATGACCTGGAGAATATCTGTCTCTTGTTCACGTGGTCTCTGGCATGAGACCTTTAGCAGAGAAGTTATCTGCTTTTCGTTAAGCCCTTTTGTATATCTCTGACCCCCAACTATCTTACATGCCTAGGACAAGATTCACTAGAAGTgttcattgaaaaataaagtaCTTAGTAAAAAATGGGTTGAATAAATTGAATGAGAAGAGCTTACCTCCATAGGCAAATAGTTCACCTTCTTTTGGCTTCCTACTTGAAGGCAGGGTAGATGAGAATATATGATTGTATATCCATACATTTCTTGAAAGTAATCAACTACTGATTTCATGTTCATTTTCTCATCGACGGGGAAACTGTTAGGAGGAAAAGAGAACAATTTCTTGAGAGGTCATATCTAAAAAATTTAGAGTTCATTTTGTAATGCAAAGTTTACAAAGCCATACCTAAGCTCCCTTGTAGGCTGTGATGTCAATCCTGTAATCCTGTACTTCCTTCGAAAACTTCCTCTATGTGTAACTTCTACTTTCACACCTCTTAAGGCTTTCTTAATCTGCATTATTGACACCACTAAGATTATTTGGTTAGATATTGCTTAAATGTTTCTGATGATTTAGGAGCTTGAAACATTACCAATTAAATTCTTAAGTAGCCTAGAAATGGCACTAGGAGCAGAATAAGaaatcttctttgcatacattTATTAACATATCATTGGAAAACAAGGGCTCTTGACCTTGCAGGATATATTACTTTCCATTTTAAATCCAAATTTGGAACCCCAAAATTTCTTTACTGAAACTATCACTGTCCAGACTTAGTGGAGGCCATAGGGCGCGCAAGCATAACCTATTTAACTTGTTAGGACTTTGGATAATAGTGTCTGTAAATGCGACTGCTAGCTGTCGTAGTCAAATAAACTTCATACCTTGACACGATCTGCATCTGACAATGGCTTTGAGAGAACATCTTTTCCCAAAATTTGAGCAACAAAGTCAATTACAGGAAGTGGTTCAATAAACGCCATTGATGACATGTCTGAGAGAAGAACGAAGAAGCATAaatcaaaaggaaaaatgaaaaagaaaagcagcTTTTTAGTATTAACTGTTGACATATTAAAATGAGAGACAGTATAAAAGAATCTTAActcaataaaagtaaaaaaagatgaagataTGGTAGAACtctcaccaatattaagtgacaATCCCATCTGAGTTGGCCTTATACTCTGGTAGAAGCCGCGCCATGATTCCAGGCCACCACCTAGCTGCTGTGGTTTTCTTAAATTCGGAGAATAGAGAAACCTCCCAATTGACACGTAGCTAAACATGCAATGCAAGCAAATTAACGTGTAAGAAACAAGAACCCATGACTTCTCCccctcccttctcccttcatctttctccaacCACTGGACCAACCTTATATATCCGTAAGAAACAAGAGCATAACCAGTAGCAAtagccttatttttttttaataaaaaaggcaTGAACATCATCAATAGCCTCATTCAATTCAAAAGGAGGCAATGGATACAATGTTGAAAGAACAACTACAAAATGCACCTCTGAGTCGCAAGCTCCCTCAATACAATGTCAATGACAGTAAGCGCCTCTTGTGGGGTGTCCACTTGTTTCCCACTCAGAAGCTCACGTAATTGATGCATGCTAACACGAGCTGCAAACTTGATCACCACTTCAAATTCTTTTTCCCTGCCAAGAATGATTGAAACTCATTTCATTTGTTTACATCAACCCGAAAGGACCAGTTTCAAAATCCAAAACTTTGGGGAGCatttaggaataaaaataattttgaagataACAAGACACAGTTACTTGAACAAATCATCACCTGGTAGAACCAGTGCCCTCATCATCCTTGCTCAGTAGTATGGTGAACTCTTTGAATGCAAAAGGAAGCAAGCCAGCAGTGTAGAGATTTCTTCCTCCATCATAAACAGGAAGCCTCATCCCCAAGTCAGTGTTCCTGTGAAGCCTCACTAACTCAGCTATGATGGCTTTGCTTGTCTTACGAGAAGTAACCTCAGGTGTTATTTTAACCTTCACAAAACACACATGATGACAACTTAAGCAAAAAATCCTCGACACAAATCAAATGATTAGTCTGTCTACTTTGCATGATGAGTTTGTTGTTGTAGATTTTCGTTTGTAGCAAAAAAAGTTGGACTTAGACTTACATTGTAATGGCTCAAATCAGATGCTGATATATCTGCCAGGAAGTGGTTGGCTTTGACCAGACACTTTGTCCCCAGCTGGCCATAGCCAGGCCTTGCAGGAAACACAAGACTTTTGCAAGCAGAGGAAACCAATTGTGTGTCAAGTCCTGTTTCTTGTAATTTCTCTTGTTTGCAttggcttcttcttcttctatctcTTCTTCTATGGTCTTTGGGTTTCTGCAGTGCACTCCTAGATTTCACTTGATCCTCCACTGGATCCTTCATTGCACTTGTCAAGTAGTTCTGaagaaaataaggaaacaaaCTTACTTAACTTTATCTCAAAGTGGAGTGGGAGGACCTAAAGATAAACTGAAAGAGTGAAAGGTTTTATGGCAAAACAGGTTCCACGTTTTTACTGAGAGTGAGAAACATAACTCTCAACTCATGTATGCACTTGTCCTGAAGAAAGACAAGAGTTAAAGAAAGTACGAGAGTGGGAAAGGCAGGAAGAGGCCTTGTAACGGCTGAAAGCTGAAAAGaagggaaaataaattaaaaaagaagaagaaaggtatGGCATGGCATGGCATCAAATCTCGACAGTGTTTCATCTTCCCCTAGGCGCTGTACATTCTCTGAAACTGAAAGTGAAAAGATGGGGAGAAAAATAAAGTGACGTGCATACATGCAAAAGAACCAACAATAATCTcctataaaattttctaataaCCATCGTTGTCCCCATTGGAACAATGTCATGGCCTAATTTTGACTTACCAGTCTTCCGTGTTTATGggcataataataaaaactttgTCCTCAACACCACCAATACcactttccttaaaaaaattaatgttccaTAAGCTCAAAGCCACATGATAGGGTAGCCAAATAAATTCTACAGAGAATAAAATGCTTGTGCTGGACTATGGTTAATTATTtgtaggggggggggggggtggatACTATAAGTCCAAGGGACCTTTAAATTTGGTGGTCCCAAAAGGATGTTTGAATATTACCCTACTCCAAGTTCTTGGCAGGACAGTTTGTAAGATTGCATGTATAAATACCCTTTTCAGCGACCACAAAGGAGCTTTAACTCCTTCCCAAGTTGAATTACGACGACAGAACGGGACCCTAAAGCAGATTCACTCNNNNNNNNNNNNNNNNNNNNNNNNNNNNNNNNNNNNNNNNNNNNNNNNNNNNNNNNNNNNNNNNNNNNNNNNNNNNNNNNNNNNNNNNNNNNNNNNNNNNNNNNNNNNNNNNNNNNNNNNNNNNNNNNNNNNNNNNNNNNNNNNNNNNNNNNNNNNNNNNNNNNNNNNNNNNNNNNNNNNNNNNNNNNNNNNNNNNNNNNNNNNNNNNNNNNNNNNNNNNNNNNNNNNNNNNNNNNNNNNNNNNNNNNNNNNNNNNNNNNNNNNNNNNNNNNNNNNNNNNNNNNNNNNNNNNNNNNNNNNNNNNNNNNNNNNNNNNNNNNNNNNNNNNNNNNNNNNNNNNNNNNNNNNNNNNNNNNNNNNNNNNNNNNNNNNNNNNNNNNNNNNNNNNNNNNNNNNNNNNNNNNNNNNNNNNNNNNNNNNNNNNNNNNNNNNNNNNNNNNNNNNNNNNNNNNNNNNNNNNNNNNNNNNNNNNNNNNNNNNNNNNNNNNNNNNNNNNNNNNNNNNNNNNNNNNNNNGAACCAAACATCACTGTATTTCAAACCAGCAAAAGATTTCACATTTGTTCCCTATGATAATATTTATTGTTGCTGAGAAGAAAGCAGAAGTATTATTGTTGCTATTGAATGGATTGGTAAGGGGCATTAATTTGCACACTGATGATGTTGTGGGCTATCTGACTGCTCTTTGGTCAATGTCATTTGATTTCTTTCGATTTTGTCACATCTAAGCTGTAAAATTTTCCACTGGGGATGCCCAGGCCCCCCGCCTCCTCCAACCTTGCTTCTCTCTAATTTTTGGATGCTAAGTCTATTTCTTGCAAACTCTTTTCAACTTGCATAGCTTTCAAGGGCTCTTACATTTAAACAAGATGGGACGTACGTACTCCGTTTGACATGCCgtttaatatataaaacttcAAGTAAATAATATGCTATATAGAGATCGGTCAATATCACATTTCTcaactatttaataatttctctaAAATCATATGTATCATTCCTTAAAAAACAAGTATGATCAAGTCaataaactttttgttttaCTATCG
This genomic interval from Glycine max cultivar Williams 82 chromosome 5, Glycine_max_v4.0, whole genome shotgun sequence contains the following:
- the LOC100808457 gene encoding protein argonaute PNH1 isoform X2; its protein translation is MKDPVEDQVKSRSALQKPKDHRRRDRRRRSQCKQEKLQETGLDTQLVSSACKSLVFPARPGYGQLGTKCLVKANHFLADISASDLSHYNVKITPEVTSRKTSKAIIAELVRLHRNTDLGMRLPVYDGGRNLYTAGLLPFAFKEFTILLSKDDEGTGSTREKEFEVVIKFAARVSMHQLRELLSGKQVDTPQEALTVIDIVLRELATQSYVSIGRFLYSPNLRKPQQLGGGLESWRGFYQSIRPTQMGLSLNIDMSSMAFIEPLPVIDFVAQILGKDVLSKPLSDADRVKIKKALRGVKVEVTHRGSFRRKYRITGLTSQPTRELSFPVDEKMNMKSVVDYFQEMYGYTIIYSHLPCLQVGSQKKVNYLPMEACKIVGGQRYTKGLNEKQITSLLKVSCQRPREQETDILQEFGISIDSKLASVEARVLPAPWLKYHETGREKEYLPQVGQWNMMNKKVINGSTVRYWACINFSRSIQESIARGFCQQLVQMCQISGMEFSLDPVIPIYSARPDLVKKALKYVHSAVLDKLSGKELELLIAILPDNNGSLYGDLKRICETDLGLISQCCLTKHVFKINRQYLANVALKINVKMGGRNTVLLDALSWRIPLVSDIPTIIFGADVTHPESGEDPCPSIAAVVASQDWPEVTKYAGLVCAQPHREELIQDLFKCWKNPHHGIVYGGMIRELLLSFKKATGQKPLRIIFYRDGVSEGQFYQVLLHELDAIRKACASLEPSYQPPVTFVVVQKRHHTRLFSNNHDDRNSTDKSGNILPGTVVDSKICHPTEFDFYLCSHAGIQGTSRPAHYHVLWDENNFTADEIQSLTNNLCYTYARCTRSVSVVPPAYYAHLAAYRARFYMEPNVHEIAKARGGRSKDESVRPLPALKEKVKNVMFYC
- the LOC100808457 gene encoding protein argonaute PNH1 isoform X1: MKDPVEDQVKSRSALQKPKDHRRRDRRRRSQCKQEKLQETGLDTQLVSSACKSLVFPARPGYGQLGTKCLVKANHFLADISASDLSHYNVKITPEVTSRKTSKAIIAELVRLHRNTDLGMRLPVYDGGRNLYTAGLLPFAFKEFTILLSKDDEGTGSTREKEFEVVIKFAARVSMHQLRELLSGKQVDTPQEALTVIDIVLRELATQSYVSIGRFLYSPNLRKPQQLGGGLESWRGFYQSIRPTQMGLSLNIDMSSMAFIEPLPVIDFVAQILGKDVLSKPLSDADRVKIKKALRGVKVEVTHRGSFRRKYRITGLTSQPTRELSFPVDEKMNMKSVVDYFQEMYGYTIIYSHLPCLQVGSQKKVNYLPMEACKIVGGQRYTKGLNEKQITSLLKVSCQRPREQETDILQTIHETDYEYNPYAKEFGISIDSKLASVEARVLPAPWLKYHETGREKEYLPQVGQWNMMNKKVINGSTVRYWACINFSRSIQESIARGFCQQLVQMCQISGMEFSLDPVIPIYSARPDLVKKALKYVHSAVLDKLSGKELELLIAILPDNNGSLYGDLKRICETDLGLISQCCLTKHVFKINRQYLANVALKINVKMGGRNTVLLDALSWRIPLVSDIPTIIFGADVTHPESGEDPCPSIAAVVASQDWPEVTKYAGLVCAQPHREELIQDLFKCWKNPHHGIVYGGMIRELLLSFKKATGQKPLRIIFYRDGVSEGQFYQVLLHELDAIRKACASLEPSYQPPVTFVVVQKRHHTRLFSNNHDDRNSTDKSGNILPGTVVDSKICHPTEFDFYLCSHAGIQGTSRPAHYHVLWDENNFTADEIQSLTNNLCYTYARCTRSVSVVPPAYYAHLAAYRARFYMEPNVHEIAKARGGRSKDESVRPLPALKEKVKNVMFYC